In the genome of Streptomyces racemochromogenes, one region contains:
- a CDS encoding DUF6480 family protein codes for MRTDNPDPDPRTTPGLEPGGSVPPGETPPGEASTTSGAGPYRPLKRGWGKGPLVIIIALAVLVALFFLAYAIVLAL; via the coding sequence ATGAGAACCGACAACCCTGACCCCGATCCCCGCACCACCCCCGGTCTGGAACCGGGCGGATCGGTGCCGCCCGGCGAGACCCCGCCCGGCGAGGCCAGCACCACTTCCGGCGCCGGACCCTACCGCCCGCTGAAGCGCGGGTGGGGCAAGGGCCCACTCGTGATCATCATCGCCCTGGCGGTGCTGGTGGCACTCTTCTTCCTCGCGTACGCAATCGTGCTGGCCCTGTGA
- a CDS encoding STAS domain-containing protein encodes MDCDFRITLRRYGPTAHLTPTGELGLEAGPEFDRLRDVLDGVDVVACDMGHVTFMDMAGLNCLLGLGGYAETQGIALFVYNWRRQPARLLELVDELDHAPDGHRCAGRWAASRALRHSLRDRVTAGRTLGAARTLGTGGAAGEGRCPGSPVSPPPRACRPSLRGHAGHENRQP; translated from the coding sequence ATGGACTGCGATTTCCGGATCACGCTGAGGCGCTACGGGCCCACCGCGCACCTCACACCGACCGGAGAACTCGGCCTGGAGGCCGGACCGGAGTTCGACCGGCTGCGGGACGTGCTCGACGGAGTGGACGTGGTGGCCTGCGACATGGGGCACGTGACCTTCATGGACATGGCCGGCCTGAACTGCCTCCTGGGACTCGGCGGCTACGCGGAAACACAGGGCATCGCCCTGTTCGTCTACAACTGGCGCAGGCAGCCCGCCCGCCTCCTCGAACTCGTCGACGAGCTCGACCACGCGCCGGACGGACACCGTTGCGCAGGCCGCTGGGCCGCGAGCCGCGCGCTGCGCCACAGCCTGCGGGACCGCGTCACGGCCGGCCGTACCCTCGGCGCCGCCCGCACCCTCGGCACCGGCGGCGCGGCCGGCGAGGGCCGTTGTCCCGGAAGTCCGGTAAGTCCCCCGCCTCGGGCATGCCGGCCGTCATTGCGGGGACACGCCGGACATGAGAACCGACAACCCTGA
- a CDS encoding SpoIIE family protein phosphatase, whose translation MVAGPSGAGGAAAGLPATPGFGGVDLRTAVCLPLRGTRDTLGVLILGWDTPYEIGVAERAVLATLAVYTAQAVERALHLDDRVTVARRLQQAMLTDLPAVPGLELASLYRPAALEDMVGGDWYDAYPLPELPGTGGTGALALTVGDITGHDMGAAAIMGQVRSMLRQADQDHPGGGPHEALAALERACGCLDLPAGGTVVHAHLHPAAAAGHWLLRWSNAGHPAPLLAGPDRSVRLLEEHGVLLHSALPPRPRTSHSRLLPPGSTLLLYTDGLVEERGQDIDARIHRLARHLAGAPPGTPLNALLRSLLRTAGASDARDDAVLLAVRVPGPPDGLLTEERVGAVHDGMR comes from the coding sequence GTGGTGGCCGGCCCGTCGGGGGCCGGCGGGGCCGCGGCCGGCCTCCCGGCCACCCCCGGGTTCGGCGGCGTGGACCTGCGCACGGCCGTATGCCTGCCGCTGCGCGGGACCCGCGACACCCTCGGGGTCCTGATCCTGGGCTGGGACACCCCCTACGAGATCGGCGTGGCGGAGCGGGCGGTGCTCGCCACCCTGGCCGTCTACACCGCCCAGGCCGTCGAACGCGCCCTCCACCTCGACGACCGGGTGACCGTCGCCCGCCGGCTCCAGCAGGCCATGCTCACCGACCTCCCGGCCGTCCCGGGCCTGGAACTGGCCTCCCTGTACCGGCCCGCGGCCCTCGAGGACATGGTCGGCGGCGACTGGTACGACGCCTACCCGCTGCCGGAGCTCCCCGGCACCGGCGGCACGGGGGCGCTGGCCCTGACCGTCGGCGACATCACCGGGCACGACATGGGGGCCGCCGCCATCATGGGGCAGGTCCGCAGCATGCTGCGGCAGGCCGACCAGGACCATCCTGGCGGGGGCCCGCACGAGGCCCTGGCCGCGCTCGAACGCGCCTGCGGGTGCCTGGACCTCCCCGCGGGCGGCACCGTCGTCCACGCCCACCTCCACCCGGCGGCGGCGGCCGGACACTGGCTGCTGAGGTGGAGCAACGCCGGCCACCCCGCGCCCCTCCTGGCCGGCCCGGACCGCTCCGTGCGGCTCCTGGAGGAGCACGGCGTGCTCCTGCACTCCGCGCTGCCGCCCCGGCCGCGCACCAGCCACAGCCGCCTGCTTCCCCCCGGCAGCACCCTCCTGCTCTACACCGACGGCCTCGTCGAGGAGCGCGGGCAGGACATCGACGCCCGGATCCACCGGCTCGCGCGGCACCTGGCCGGCGCCCCGCCCGGCACCCCCCTGAACGCCCTGCTCCGGTCCCTGCTGCGGACGGCCGGCGCGTCGGATGCGCGGGACGACGCCGTCCTGCTCGCGGTACGGGTCCCCGGCCCGCCCGATGGCTTACTCACCGAGGAGCGGGTAGGGGCCGTTCACGACGGTATGAGGTGA
- a CDS encoding glycosyltransferase family 2 protein, whose amino-acid sequence MITPVAGRHGHLALQQTALGLGTRAPEPYVVVTMDDPAAGLLAGRGSPPAEVVPVPVPCAGRLPLAAARNAGARRAVESGAGVLVFLDVDCVPGPGTVARYAEAACDGALLCGTVAYLPPPPPGGYRLGDLARTAAPHPARPAPGPGRVVPGGDPDLFWSLSFALTAATWRRIGGFCEEYTGYGGEDTDFARLARAAGVDLCWLGGAPAYHQYHPVTDPPVQHLADILRNGALFQRRWGHWPMLGWLHAFARMGLARLDPAAGMWHAT is encoded by the coding sequence GTGATCACCCCGGTGGCGGGGCGCCACGGTCACCTCGCGCTCCAGCAGACCGCCCTGGGGCTCGGCACCCGCGCCCCCGAACCGTACGTGGTGGTCACCATGGACGACCCCGCCGCCGGGCTGCTCGCAGGCCGGGGGAGCCCGCCGGCCGAGGTGGTGCCCGTGCCGGTGCCGTGCGCGGGCCGGCTGCCGCTGGCCGCCGCGCGCAACGCGGGCGCCCGGCGGGCGGTGGAATCCGGCGCCGGCGTCCTGGTCTTCCTCGACGTGGACTGCGTGCCCGGGCCGGGGACCGTGGCCCGCTACGCCGAGGCCGCCTGCGACGGGGCCCTGCTGTGCGGCACGGTCGCCTACCTGCCTCCCCCGCCGCCCGGCGGCTACCGGCTCGGCGATCTGGCCCGGACGGCCGCCCCGCACCCGGCCCGCCCCGCGCCGGGGCCCGGCCGGGTGGTCCCGGGGGGCGACCCGGACCTCTTCTGGTCGCTCTCCTTCGCGCTGACCGCCGCGACCTGGCGGCGGATCGGGGGCTTCTGCGAGGAGTACACCGGCTACGGGGGCGAGGACACCGACTTCGCCCGCCTCGCGCGGGCGGCCGGCGTCGACCTGTGCTGGCTCGGAGGGGCGCCCGCCTACCACCAGTACCACCCCGTCACGGACCCGCCGGTGCAGCACCTCGCGGACATCCTGCGCAACGGCGCCCTGTTCCAGCGGCGCTGGGGCCACTGGCCCATGCTCGGCTGGCTGCACGCCTTCGCCCGCATGGGCCTGGCCCGCCTCGACCCGGCGGCCGGCATGTGGCACGCGACCTGA
- a CDS encoding glycosyltransferase, whose protein sequence is MIGYYAHHQGLGHLHRALCIAGQARSTVTGLSSLAPPAGWPGPWVRLPLDTGGPAAVDARAHGRLHWAPLHHPGYAERMAAVAGWLGRVRPALLVSDVSVEVACLARLMGIPVVVVAMRGGRLDPAHRLGHDLALRLLAPWPASVPEPGWPAHWYEKTVYAGAFSRADGRVPPPAPDDGTRRVLLMLGAGGNGVTADQVRAARDATPLWQWDLLGGPGGRWSGDPWPRICAADVVVTHGGQNAVAECAAARRPTVVLPQDRPYDEQHATGRALRHAGLALVREHWPEPAQWPAVLDEAAALDGAAWARWAPGDGARRAARALDALAGTPWEG, encoded by the coding sequence GTGATCGGCTACTACGCGCACCACCAGGGCCTGGGCCACCTGCACCGCGCCCTGTGCATCGCCGGGCAGGCCCGCAGCACCGTCACCGGCCTGTCCAGCCTGGCCCCGCCGGCCGGCTGGCCCGGGCCGTGGGTACGCCTCCCGCTGGACACCGGGGGGCCGGCGGCCGTGGACGCCCGCGCCCACGGGCGGCTGCACTGGGCTCCCCTGCACCACCCGGGCTACGCCGAGCGCATGGCGGCCGTCGCCGGTTGGCTGGGCCGGGTGCGGCCGGCGCTCCTCGTGAGCGACGTGTCCGTCGAAGTCGCCTGCCTGGCACGGCTCATGGGGATCCCGGTCGTCGTGGTCGCGATGCGGGGCGGACGGCTCGACCCGGCGCACCGGCTCGGTCACGACCTCGCGCTGCGGCTGCTGGCGCCGTGGCCCGCCTCCGTGCCGGAACCGGGCTGGCCCGCGCACTGGTACGAGAAGACCGTCTACGCCGGCGCCTTCTCGCGGGCCGACGGCCGCGTCCCCCCTCCCGCGCCCGACGACGGGACCCGCCGGGTCCTGCTGATGCTCGGCGCGGGCGGCAACGGGGTCACCGCCGACCAGGTGCGCGCGGCCCGCGACGCCACTCCGCTGTGGCAGTGGGACCTGCTGGGCGGACCCGGCGGCAGGTGGTCGGGGGACCCGTGGCCGCGGATCTGCGCCGCCGACGTGGTCGTCACGCACGGGGGGCAGAACGCGGTCGCCGAGTGCGCGGCCGCCCGCCGGCCCACCGTGGTCCTGCCGCAGGACCGGCCGTACGACGAACAGCACGCCACCGGTCGGGCCCTGCGCCACGCCGGCCTGGCCCTGGTACGGGAGCACTGGCCGGAGCCCGCCCAGTGGCCCGCCGTCCTCGACGAGGCCGCCGCCCTCGACGGCGCGGCCTGGGCGCGGTGGGCTCCGGGCGACGGCGCGCGGCGCGCGGCGCGGGCCCTCGACGCACTGGCGGGGACACCGTGGGAGGGCTGA
- a CDS encoding glycosyltransferase produces the protein MPAPVVTTLHTPPTPWPEESAIQTGPAGAGVFTAVSGHTARAWQPLVSAARVVHNGVDVDRWTAGPGGGGLVWYGRIVPEKGPALAIAAASAAGLPLTLAGPVVDRLYFREQVVPRLGGHVRYAGHLAGAELAGLVGSARATLVTPCWDEPYGLVVAESLAYGTPVCGFDRGALGEILTPDCGRLVPYPDVVALAAAVGEARGLSRRACRERAESFCSVEHMTDRYESLYEELLS, from the coding sequence GTGCCGGCGCCCGTGGTGACCACCCTGCACACGCCGCCCACGCCGTGGCCGGAGGAGTCCGCGATCCAGACCGGACCCGCGGGGGCCGGAGTGTTCACCGCCGTCAGCGGCCACACGGCACGGGCCTGGCAGCCGCTGGTGAGCGCGGCCCGGGTGGTGCACAACGGGGTCGACGTGGACCGGTGGACCGCGGGTCCCGGGGGCGGCGGGCTGGTCTGGTACGGCCGGATCGTCCCCGAGAAGGGGCCCGCCCTGGCCATCGCGGCCGCTTCGGCCGCCGGGCTGCCGCTGACCCTGGCGGGGCCGGTCGTGGACCGCCTGTACTTCCGCGAGCAGGTCGTGCCCCGGCTCGGCGGCCACGTCCGCTACGCGGGGCACCTGGCCGGCGCGGAGCTGGCCGGGCTGGTCGGCTCGGCCCGCGCCACCCTCGTCACCCCCTGCTGGGACGAACCGTACGGGCTGGTCGTGGCCGAGTCGCTGGCGTACGGGACACCGGTGTGCGGCTTCGACCGGGGTGCCCTCGGCGAGATCCTCACCCCCGACTGCGGGCGGCTCGTCCCGTACCCCGACGTCGTGGCGCTGGCCGCGGCGGTGGGGGAGGCGCGCGGGCTCAGCCGCCGCGCCTGCCGGGAGCGGGCCGAGTCCTTCTGCTCGGTCGAGCACATGACGGACCGCTACGAGTCCCTGTACGAGGAGCTGCTGTCGTGA
- a CDS encoding glycosyltransferase family 1 protein, which produces MPAGHVYVRHIHAADGSDGVTLLPDPRPNGAPSTSQQWWPPVMLDPDWVRVHHRAFDVYHLHFGFDAQSPEQLTALVGELRLRGKPLVQTVHDLRNPHHLDRRAHDAALDVLVPAADCLITLRPGAAAEIAARWGRTAHVLPHPHVVDEPEPSAPRGRRAEFVVGVHAKSLRPNMAPLPVIRALAGITQTLPRARLRVDIHHDAHDPAARAYAPDVMAGLGSLAASGLLDLRVHDYFDDGDLWTYLRSLDLSVLPYTFGTHSGWLEACHDLGTAVAAPDCGFYAEQRPCHLYRHAPDGLDVRSLEAAVRQAYAHRPAPRANPGARAAERRALAAAHRALYERCLP; this is translated from the coding sequence GTGCCCGCCGGGCACGTCTACGTACGCCACATCCACGCGGCCGACGGCTCGGACGGCGTGACGCTGCTGCCCGACCCCCGCCCCAACGGCGCCCCCAGCACCTCACAGCAGTGGTGGCCCCCGGTGATGCTGGACCCGGACTGGGTCCGCGTCCACCACCGGGCCTTCGACGTGTACCACCTGCACTTCGGCTTCGACGCCCAGAGCCCGGAACAGTTGACCGCCCTGGTCGGCGAGCTGCGCCTGCGCGGCAAGCCGCTCGTGCAGACCGTCCACGACCTGCGCAACCCCCACCACCTCGACCGGCGTGCCCACGACGCGGCCCTGGACGTCCTCGTGCCCGCGGCCGACTGCCTCATCACGCTCAGGCCCGGTGCCGCGGCCGAGATCGCCGCCCGCTGGGGGCGCACCGCCCACGTCCTGCCCCACCCGCACGTGGTCGACGAGCCGGAGCCGTCCGCCCCGCGCGGGCGGCGGGCCGAGTTCGTCGTGGGCGTGCACGCGAAGAGCCTGCGGCCCAACATGGCACCGCTGCCCGTCATCCGGGCCCTCGCCGGGATCACGCAGACGCTGCCCCGGGCGCGGCTGCGCGTCGACATCCACCACGACGCCCACGACCCCGCGGCCCGTGCCTACGCTCCCGACGTGATGGCGGGTCTGGGTTCGCTCGCCGCGAGCGGGCTCCTGGACCTGCGGGTGCACGACTACTTCGACGACGGCGACCTGTGGACCTACCTGCGGTCCCTGGACCTGTCCGTGCTGCCGTACACCTTCGGCACCCACTCCGGCTGGCTGGAGGCCTGCCACGACCTGGGCACGGCCGTGGCGGCACCGGACTGCGGTTTCTACGCCGAACAGCGTCCCTGCCACCTGTACCGGCACGCCCCGGACGGCCTGGACGTGCGGTCCCTGGAGGCCGCCGTGCGGCAGGCGTACGCGCACCGGCCGGCCCCGCGGGCCAACCCCGGGGCCCGGGCGGCTGAGCGGCGGGCCCTGGCCGCCGCCCACCGCGCCCTGTACGAACGCTGCCTGCCGTGA
- a CDS encoding tRNA adenosine deaminase-associated protein codes for MTERRNHRYAVAVAQQAGRRQCTRLDRTALTGLDEAVAAVRGAAASDVAYGFFNADESFFLILRVTPAGTGLLLSDARAARRHTLAAQALDATGAAPPDGDAGAALPAGDLDIVSALGLAADGMAAVLDGPDALPDDQLRVIAERCGFAAEFDRAKT; via the coding sequence GTGACAGAACGAAGGAACCACCGGTACGCGGTCGCCGTAGCCCAGCAGGCCGGCCGCCGGCAGTGCACCCGTCTGGACCGCACCGCGCTCACGGGCCTCGACGAGGCGGTCGCCGCGGTGCGCGGCGCGGCGGCGTCGGACGTGGCGTACGGGTTCTTCAACGCGGACGAGTCGTTCTTCCTGATCCTGCGGGTCACACCGGCGGGGACGGGCCTGCTGCTGTCGGACGCGCGGGCCGCGCGGCGGCACACGCTCGCCGCGCAGGCCCTGGACGCCACGGGGGCCGCCCCGCCCGACGGGGACGCGGGGGCCGCGCTCCCGGCCGGGGACCTGGACATCGTCTCCGCCCTGGGGCTCGCCGCCGACGGGATGGCCGCCGTCCTCGACGGCCCGGACGCCCTGCCGGACGACCAGCTGCGGGTGATCGCGGAGCGGTGCGGGTTCGCCGCCGAGTTCGACCGCGCGAAGACCTGA
- a CDS encoding ornithine decarboxylase has translation MDQSRTPVLDALAAYHEAGQTPFTPPGHKQGRGADPRVRAVLGDAVFRSDVLATSGLDDRTSSQGIIEEAQALMAEAVGADHAFFSTCGSSLSVKSAMLSVAGPHEKLVVGRDAHKSVVSGLILSGIRPVWVDPQWDAERHLAHPPSAGAFERALAEHPDARGALVTTPTPYGTCSDLAAIVEVCHRRGVPLIVDEAWGAHLPFHPDLPTWAMDAGADVCVTSVHKMGSALEQSSVFHLQGDLVAPEVLKSREDLLGTTSPSVLVYAALDGWRRQMAEHGKALYDDVLALAGRMRERLSRIDGLHVHGRDDFCGPGKAFDLDPLQVIIDISALRVTGYRAADWLRRHHRVNLHVCDHRRVSAQLTHADDDHTAGSLLAALTDLAAHAPQLRTGQPVEVPSPSGLRLEQAVLPRDAFFGRTEQVPAERAAGRVAAEMLTPYPPGIPAALPGERLNEDVLRYLRTGVEAGMVLPDAVDTDATSIRVLREDTV, from the coding sequence ATGGATCAGTCGAGGACACCCGTACTGGACGCCCTGGCCGCCTACCACGAGGCCGGGCAGACACCGTTCACCCCGCCGGGACACAAGCAGGGCCGGGGAGCCGACCCCCGCGTGCGCGCCGTGCTCGGCGACGCCGTCTTCCGCTCGGACGTCCTGGCCACCAGCGGGCTGGACGACCGCACCTCCTCCCAGGGGATCATCGAGGAGGCGCAGGCGCTCATGGCCGAGGCCGTCGGCGCCGATCACGCCTTCTTCTCCACCTGCGGCAGCTCCCTGTCCGTGAAGTCCGCCATGCTCTCGGTCGCCGGACCGCACGAGAAGCTGGTCGTCGGACGAGACGCCCACAAGTCGGTGGTCTCGGGGCTGATCCTGTCCGGCATCCGCCCCGTGTGGGTCGACCCGCAGTGGGACGCCGAGCGCCACCTGGCCCACCCGCCGTCCGCCGGGGCCTTCGAGCGGGCGCTGGCCGAACACCCCGACGCACGCGGTGCACTGGTGACCACCCCCACCCCCTACGGGACCTGCTCGGACCTGGCCGCCATCGTCGAGGTATGCCACCGCCGCGGCGTCCCGCTCATCGTCGACGAGGCCTGGGGCGCGCACCTGCCCTTCCATCCCGACCTGCCCACCTGGGCGATGGACGCCGGCGCCGACGTGTGCGTCACCTCGGTGCACAAGATGGGCTCCGCGCTCGAACAGAGCTCGGTCTTCCATCTCCAGGGCGACCTGGTTGCCCCCGAGGTGCTGAAGAGCCGCGAGGACCTGCTCGGCACCACCAGCCCGTCCGTCCTCGTGTACGCGGCCCTCGACGGCTGGCGGCGCCAGATGGCCGAACACGGCAAGGCCCTCTACGACGACGTCCTCGCCCTCGCCGGCCGCATGCGCGAGCGCCTCTCCCGCATCGACGGCCTGCACGTCCACGGGCGCGACGACTTCTGCGGCCCCGGCAAGGCCTTCGACCTGGACCCCCTCCAGGTCATCATCGACATCAGCGCGCTGCGGGTCACCGGCTACCGCGCCGCCGACTGGCTGCGCCGGCACCACCGCGTCAACCTCCACGTCTGCGACCACCGCCGCGTCAGCGCCCAGCTCACCCACGCCGACGACGACCACACCGCCGGCAGCCTGCTCGCCGCCCTCACCGACCTCGCTGCGCACGCCCCGCAACTGCGCACCGGGCAGCCCGTGGAAGTGCCCTCCCCCTCCGGCCTGCGCCTGGAGCAGGCCGTGCTCCCCCGGGACGCGTTCTTCGGACGCACCGAGCAGGTCCCGGCGGAACGGGCCGCGGGGCGCGTCGCCGCCGAGATGCTCACGCCCTACCCGCCGGGCATCCCCGCCGCCCTGCCCGGAGAGCGCCTGAACGAGGACGTCCTGCGCTACCTGCGCACCGGTGTCGAGGCCGGCATGGTCCTGCCGGACGCCGTCGACACCGACGCGACCAGCATCAGGGTCCTGCGCGAGGACACGGTCTAG
- a CDS encoding PHP domain-containing protein has protein sequence MTPDEALRRIAFLLEWRGASPYRVRAFHTAADAVRGLEPGPVDAARAGRLRGVGPVTSEVIAQASAGAVPRYLARLEAEAGPDARAGWELAAASTGDCHLHSDWSDGGSPLEEMAEAARALGHQWAVLTDHSPRLTIAHGLSPDRLRSQLRAVAAVNAGLGPGFRLLTGIECDILDDGSLDQEEELLGRLDVVVASVHSRLRSEPGTMTARLLAAVRNPRVDVLGHCTGRIITGRGRPQSRFDAAAVFAACAEYGTAVEINCRPERRDPPDDLLLQAADAGCRFAVDTDAHAPEQLHWQSTGYARAARIGLGADRLITTWPLGRLLEGRSGRR, from the coding sequence ATGACCCCGGACGAAGCCCTGCGGCGCATCGCCTTCCTGCTCGAATGGCGCGGGGCGTCCCCGTACCGGGTGCGGGCCTTCCACACGGCGGCCGACGCCGTCCGCGGCCTGGAACCGGGCCCGGTGGACGCCGCCCGGGCCGGACGGCTGCGCGGGGTGGGTCCGGTCACCTCCGAGGTGATCGCCCAGGCGTCGGCCGGGGCGGTCCCGCGCTACCTGGCCCGCCTGGAGGCCGAGGCGGGCCCGGACGCCCGCGCCGGCTGGGAGCTCGCGGCGGCGAGCACCGGGGACTGCCATCTGCACTCCGACTGGTCGGACGGCGGGAGCCCGCTCGAGGAGATGGCCGAAGCGGCCCGCGCCCTGGGCCACCAGTGGGCCGTGCTGACCGACCACTCGCCGCGCCTGACCATCGCCCACGGCCTGAGCCCGGACCGGCTCAGGAGTCAGCTGCGGGCCGTGGCCGCCGTGAACGCCGGGCTGGGCCCGGGCTTCCGGCTGCTGACCGGCATCGAGTGCGACATCCTCGACGACGGATCGCTCGACCAGGAGGAGGAGCTGCTCGGCCGTCTCGACGTCGTCGTGGCGTCCGTGCACTCCAGGCTCCGCTCGGAGCCCGGGACGATGACCGCCCGCCTGCTGGCCGCGGTGCGCAATCCGCGCGTCGACGTCCTGGGGCACTGCACCGGCCGGATCATCACCGGCCGGGGCCGCCCGCAGTCCAGGTTCGACGCCGCGGCCGTGTTCGCCGCGTGCGCGGAGTACGGCACCGCCGTGGAGATCAACTGCCGGCCCGAACGCCGCGACCCGCCGGACGACCTGCTCCTCCAGGCGGCCGACGCCGGCTGCCGTTTCGCCGTGGACACCGACGCCCACGCCCCCGAACAGCTGCACTGGCAGAGCACGGGCTACGCCCGCGCGGCCCGGATCGGCCTGGGCGCGGACCGGCTGATCACGACCTGGCCGCTCGGGCGGCTGCTGGAGGGCAGGAGCGGCCGGCGGTGA
- a CDS encoding glutathione S-transferase C-terminal domain-containing protein has translation MSTTRPTAAPSFRSRIGRDAHSGYPAVPHRYRLHLSPSGPSCLRIAVTHSLLGLRDVLPMTLLPAVPDAPDGGHLALRPLYQASYHRYPGPAVAPVLADGWTGRIVSTHAPDILQDMGRLFGTGGRQLYPAGADDRIEAVARLCEQGINAAAQRAGQCGADPAARDTALATLLRALNALERRLSSAEYLLGTELTAADVQLWVTLVQLDTVHRWHLDAAAVYRLTDHPYVWSYARRLAAHPAFAPHLDLDGIALRHHAQCRGTEAAGAAFPIVDWAGHVPAATPALGTGRAGS, from the coding sequence ATGTCCACCACCCGCCCGACAGCCGCCCCGTCCTTCCGGAGCAGGATCGGCCGTGACGCGCACAGCGGCTACCCCGCCGTCCCCCACCGCTACCGGCTCCACCTCTCCCCGTCCGGCCCGTCCTGTCTGCGCATCGCCGTCACGCACAGCCTGCTCGGCCTGCGGGACGTCCTCCCGATGACGCTGCTCCCGGCCGTGCCCGACGCGCCCGACGGCGGACACCTGGCCCTGCGCCCGCTCTACCAGGCCAGCTACCACCGGTACCCCGGACCGGCCGTGGCCCCCGTACTCGCCGACGGCTGGACCGGACGGATCGTCAGCACGCACGCCCCGGACATCCTCCAGGACATGGGCCGGCTCTTCGGCACCGGCGGCCGGCAGCTGTACCCGGCCGGCGCCGACGACCGGATCGAGGCCGTGGCCCGCCTGTGCGAACAGGGCATCAACGCGGCGGCACAGCGCGCCGGCCAGTGCGGCGCCGACCCGGCGGCACGGGACACCGCGCTCGCCACCCTGCTGCGCGCGCTCAACGCGCTGGAGCGACGCCTCTCCAGCGCCGAGTACCTGCTCGGCACCGAACTCACCGCAGCCGACGTGCAGTTGTGGGTGACGCTGGTACAGCTGGACACCGTGCACCGCTGGCACCTGGACGCGGCCGCGGTGTACCGCCTCACCGACCACCCGTACGTGTGGTCGTACGCCCGGCGCCTGGCGGCCCACCCCGCCTTCGCGCCCCACCTGGACCTGGACGGCATCGCCCTGCGCCACCACGCCCAGTGCCGCGGCACGGAGGCCGCGGGCGCGGCGTTCCCCATCGTCGACTGGGCGGGCCACGTACCGGCCGCCACCCCCGCCCTCGGCACCGGCCGCGCCGGCAGCTGA
- a CDS encoding aliphatic sulfonate ABC transporter substrate-binding protein gives MSAARSLNALRAIAVTATLPLLLTACGYGSEAEKKDEKPAGATASEGGQQKLSASEVRIGYFPNLTHATALVGLQEGLIEKELNGTKVKPQSFNAGPSEIEALNGGSLDIGFIGPSPSINGYVKSKGSNLRIISGSASGGVKLVVNPDKIKTLDDLKGKKIATPQKGNTQDIAFLNWIAEKGWTVDPESGKGDVSVVRTDNKVTPDAFKQGSIDGAWVPEPTASKLVSDGGSVLLDETALWPDKKFVITNVIVSQKFLKEHADVVEAVLRGTVKTNEWINANPDKAKASANAKLKAESGKELDAKVLDPAWQSILVTDDPLASTLKTESDWAVKAKLLEKPDLAGIYDLTLLNKVLKAAGKPEVSDAGLGAK, from the coding sequence GTGTCTGCCGCAAGATCGCTCAACGCCCTGCGCGCCATCGCCGTCACCGCCACGCTCCCCCTGCTGCTCACCGCTTGCGGCTACGGCTCCGAGGCCGAGAAGAAGGACGAGAAGCCGGCCGGCGCCACGGCGTCCGAGGGTGGTCAGCAGAAGCTCTCCGCGTCCGAGGTCCGCATCGGGTACTTCCCGAACCTGACCCACGCCACCGCCCTGGTCGGCCTCCAGGAGGGCCTGATCGAGAAGGAGCTGAACGGCACCAAGGTCAAGCCGCAGTCCTTCAACGCCGGCCCCTCCGAGATCGAGGCCCTCAACGGCGGCTCCCTCGACATCGGCTTCATCGGCCCCTCGCCGTCCATCAACGGCTACGTCAAGTCCAAGGGCTCCAACCTGCGGATCATCTCCGGCTCCGCCTCCGGCGGCGTCAAGCTGGTCGTGAACCCGGACAAGATCAAGACCCTGGACGACCTCAAGGGCAAGAAGATCGCCACCCCCCAGAAGGGGAACACGCAGGACATCGCGTTCCTCAACTGGATCGCCGAGAAGGGCTGGACGGTCGACCCCGAGTCCGGCAAGGGCGACGTCTCCGTCGTCCGCACCGACAACAAGGTCACCCCCGACGCCTTCAAGCAGGGCTCCATCGACGGCGCCTGGGTGCCCGAGCCCACCGCCTCCAAGCTCGTCTCCGACGGCGGCAGCGTCCTCCTCGACGAGACGGCCCTGTGGCCCGACAAGAAGTTCGTCATCACGAACGTCATCGTGTCCCAGAAGTTCCTGAAGGAGCACGCGGACGTCGTCGAGGCGGTCCTCAGGGGCACCGTCAAGACCAACGAGTGGATCAACGCCAATCCCGACAAGGCCAAGGCCTCCGCCAACGCCAAGCTCAAGGCCGAGAGCGGCAAGGAACTCGACGCCAAGGTCCTCGACCCGGCCTGGCAGAGCATCCTCGTCACCGACGACCCGCTCGCGAGCACGCTGAAGACCGAGTCGGACTGGGCGGTCAAGGCCAAGCTCCTGGAGAAGCCCGACCTGGCCGGCATCTACGACCTGACGCTCCTGAACAAGGTCCTCAAGGCCGCCGGCAAGCCCGAGGTCTCCGACGCCGGCCTCGGCGCCAAGTAG
- a CDS encoding putative leader peptide: MPHHADVHVHRPPSLISRRHIDLVRTSSAICQPA, translated from the coding sequence ATGCCGCATCACGCAGACGTACACGTACACCGGCCGCCGTCCCTGATCTCCCGCCGGCACATCGATCTGGTCCGCACCTCCAGCGCCATCTGTCAGCCTGCCTGA